TGATCCTGCCAGCCCGGGGTGACCTTGCTGTGTCCAGGGTGATCCTGCCAGCCCGGGGTgaccctgccagcctggggtgACCCTGCCAGCCCGGGGTGACCCTGCATGGgtctgtgcctgtccctgcagctgcctggcccCCCTGCGTTACTGCTGCGACTTCCGGCCCTACTTCACCATCCACGACAGCGAGTTCAAGGAATACACCACGCGCACCCAGGCCCCGTGagtgcccctgccctgccacctcccctcagggactgccagggccaccagcgCTCAGCCTGTCCCCTCCTTCCAGGCCCAACATCGTCGTGGGCGTCACCAACCCCTTCTTCATCAAGACCCTGCAGCACTGGCCACACATCCTGCGGGTGGGCGAGCCCCGCATGTCAGGTGAGCTCAGGGGGCCTGCCAGGGGAGCTCAGGGTGAAGGGAGAGCTCAGGGTGACTGCCAGGGGAGCTCAGGGTGAAGGGAGAGCTCAGGGTGAAGGGAGAGCTCAGGGTGACTGCCAGGGGAGCTCAGGGTGACTGCCAGGGGAGCTCAGGGTGACTGCCAGGGGAGCTCAGGGTGACTGCCAGGGGAGCTCAGGCTGAAGGGAGAGCTCAGGGTGACTGCCAGGGGAGCTCAGGGTGAAGGGAGAGCTCAGGGTGACTGCCAGGGGAGCTCAGGGGGCCTGCCAGGGGAGCTCAGGCTGAAGGGAGAGCTCAGGGTGACTGTCAGGGGAGCTCAGGGTGAAGGGAGAGCTCAGGGTGACTGCCAGGGGAGCTCAGGCTGAAGGGAGAGCTCAGGGGGCCAGGGTGGCTGCCAGGGTGTCACAGTCAAGACAGCCACGATACACAGAGCATCATCCCCCAATTTCAGAAAGCTTTAAGCTTTCCCCCATACACAGTAACACCTTACCATTCAGGAAGCTTCAGGCATCTGCCCATCCAGAGCAACACCACACCACTTCAGGAGGCTGCAAGTGTCTGCCCTTGCTGTTCTTAGCCCACCCTTTTATGCCCTCGTGTTCATGCagtgcacctgtgtgccctctgctccctgggtggttgctcagcacacctgggcaccccatggctgtcagtgctgctcacctgggcaccccatggctgtcagtgctgctcacctgggcaccccatggctgtcagtgctgtcagtgctgctcacctgcttctcccagctgtgccatggggatgggctggggcagccccactCCCCATCACCACAAACTGCACCTACAccagggatgctcaggatgAAGGGGGAGCTCAGGGTGTCTGTCAGGGGAGCTCAGGGTGCCAGGTGAGCTGGGGATGAAGGGGGAAGCTCAGGATGGAAGGAGAGCTggcccagggctctgtggggctggcagagcagctggaggctgcagggagcagccctggcagtgatGATTTCCTCTCCTGGGAGagcccagcagccacaggagctcacCTCTGGCTGTGGCCATGTGCAGGATGAGCAcggagctggggcagggtgtggggagcAGGAATTGCTGTCCTGGAGcttccaggagaggaaaagcccTTCCTGGGCAGGAAATTGAGAGaggtggagagagagagaaaccccCTCTCCTTTATCAAGCACCTTTGTAGACTGGGAAgccaaggaaggcctggggaggaggagctggTTTTTAGCACATCCTCATCCCAGAATTCCAGTAGGGAAGGGAGCTGGGACTGCTCTGAGGGTgggcaagggcagggctgggtgtcccAGGTGCAGTCCCAGCAGGAAGGACAGAGCCTGAATTGTCCCTGCTGTGTGTCACAGGAGACCTGCCCAAGCAGGTGAAGGTGAAGAAACTGGCCAAGCTGAAGACCCTGGACACCAAACCAGGTGGGTGCAGGCCTCGGGAATCCCTCAGGACTGACCCTTCCCCTGGGGATTtggcagcagggagctgtgtcCGTTTGGGACTCCTGATCTTTCCTGATCCCGTGTTTTTGCCATCCAGGAATCTACACTTCCTATAAAACATTCCTTCACAAAGACAAAACCCTGATCAAAAGGCTGCTGAAGGTAAGCACCTCCCTCTCTGTCCTGGTGGGAAACTGAGCCAAGAGCTCGCTTTGAGCAGACAGAGCTctccaaaggagcaaaacttACACTTTGGGATGATTTAGTCTGTAATGGGACCATTCATCATGCCAGGTTTAGGATTTTCCACTTGATATTGAGGATTAAATCCTGGTGCTAACAATAAACTGAGTGAGAAGAATTGATAtcaaaaaatcctgaaaaaaaaaatcaggctttGTGTAGTGGAACTTGAAATTTTAATGTGTTTGAATAGAGGATGGAATCTGTGCTATGGGATCTGGAGTTTGGGATCTGGATTTGAGGACCTGGATTTGGGGATCTGGAGTTTGGGGATCTGGATTTGGGGATCTGGAGTTTGGGCAGCACTTCAGGGGCCTGTGGTTGCAGAGCTGCAGGTTGTGTGTGACAGTGAGGGGACATCTGGGTGACCTGGCTGTGACAGTGGGTGACACCATGTGGCCCAGTTGTGCCATGGGTGACCCCGTGTGACCCCGTGTGACCCGGCTGTGCCATGGGTGACCCCGTGTGACCCCGTGTGACCCGGCTGTGCCGTGGGTGACCCCTGTGACCCCGTGTGACCCGGCTGTGCCCTGGGTGACCCCCCTGTCCCGCAGGGCATCCAGCGGAAGCGCCCCTCGGAGGTGCAGAGCGCTCTGCTGAGGAGGCACCTCCTGGAGCTCACCCAGAGCTTCATCATCCCTCTGGTgagtgcagggacacctggggggacagggagcgGTGCCTGTGACTGACCCCGGAGCAGGGaaccctggaggggctgggtggCAAGGGCCTTTAAActcatccccatccccctgccatggcagggacacctcccattgtccccaggtgctccaaaccccagtgtccacctggccctgggcactgccaggggcaccACAAGAGACCCCTCAACTGTAagttattatttttatcttttcttgttTTAGGAGCATTACATGGCCAGCCTGATGCCTCTGCAGAGAGCCATCACTCCGTGGAAGGTAGGATGCACTTCCCAGTCCTCCTTCCCTTTGGGAGTGGGAATGGTTACAGGGTGCTGGGCACACTCCTGGGAACCTCCCCTGTTGAAGGAAGAGAGGGTTTACTCCTTAAAAAATTCATTGAAAAGTTGGAAGAACTCTTGGGACAGATATTCCCTGTTTTGCCAGGAGCTGAATTACTGGGACTCTCACATGAGGATTGACCTTGGGGTGTTTTTATCCTCAGTGCCTTGGGCACCTTTCCCACTAGAAGTGCAGCCCTTGTTTTCCTGGTTTCCTTTGGGGATCTCTGATATGGATTTCCATGGACTAATGTGGATTTCCCTGTGCAGAATCCCCCCCAGATCCGCCCGTTCTGCCAGGAGGATTTCATGAAGAGCCTGGAGCACGCTGGCCCCCAGCTCACCTGTGTGCTCAAGGGGGACTGGCTGGGGCTCTACAGGTGAGAATCCtgatcccagcccctgctgggccTGTCCCAACAGGCAGCAAACCCTGCATCAGCACTGGGAccctgtgggagctgtgggactCAGCAGAACTCATCTATGGGTTAGCTCAGGATGGTCAGGGAGACCAAATCCAGGGCAAATCCAGCCCTGGGGTTTGTGCGTTTTAAATGAGTAGAGACCCTGCAGGGGAGTTGGTCCAGGGTTTTACTGGGTAATGGGTTCTGACTGGGATGGAAAAGACACTTGGTGAAATAGGAATGGGAAAAATCCAGTAGTTGGATACCcaaggaaggaaaatgggaaatgcacagatagaaaattaaaaaatcccagaaagtGATCAGAAACAATAATTACAGAATTATGGaatgggtttgggtgggaagggacctcagagcccctgcagtgccagccctgccatggcagggacacctcccactgtcccaggctgctccagccccagtgtccagcctggcctggggcactgccagggatgcaggggcagccccagctgctctgggaatctgtGCCCATGTCCTGGTGtgtccctgagccagcccagggtcACCTCGGGGAGCTGTGtggggcacagggtggggtTGTTGGATGGGATTGCCCTGTgggtccctgccagctccagcacccCACAAATCACAATTCCCGACCTCTCCACAGGCGATTCTTCAAGTCCCCCAACTTTGATGGTTGGTTCCGGCAGCGGCACCGCGAGATGACCCAGAAGCTCGAGGCCCTGCACCTGGAGGCCATCTGTGAGGCGgtgggtgacagggacaggaacaggacagggacagggctgtgtctgtgaggcgatgggtgacagggacagggacaggaacagggacagggacagggctgtgtctgtgaggcggtgggtgacagggacagggacaaggacagggacagggctgtgtcTGTAAAGCAatgggtgacagggacagggctgggtttACTCAGAGgggagaaggatccagggagagctcagagcccctggcagggcctgaaggggctccaggagagctgcagagggactggggacaaggcctgcagggacagcacccagggaatggctcccagtgccagagggcagccagggatgggatcttggcaatgaggaattcctggctgggctggaattgccagagcagctggggctgcccctgcatccctggcagtgccccaggccaggctggacactggggctggagcagcctgggacagtgggaggtggccctgccatgggtggcactgcaggggctctgtCACTGTTTCAGGAATGAGGATGAGAAAGCCCCTGCTCACCTTCAGGCTTTCCTTAGGGGAATCCCTtgggaagtgtccctgaggGAAGCCACTCTCTCCTTAGGACATCGTGGCCTGGATGAAGGACAAGTCCGAGGTGGAGATCGTGGACCTGGTGCTGAAGCTGCGGGAGAAGCTGGTGagtcccttcctcctccccctgcacTCCTTCCTCTCTCTGGGTGGGGAGAAATCTGGGACACAGATCCCACCTGTGCTGTGGAAAACCTtgctctccctccctggagGGCTGGGAAGCTCAGGGGAGTTCAGTGTTTGTGTGAAATCCTCAGAGCTGGGAGGATCCAGGGAAGTTCGGTGTTCATGTGAAACCCTCAGAATTAGGACAATCCAGGGAAGTCCTTCCCCTCCCGAGGCTCAGGTGGTGTTTCCTGCCCGTTTttatcctgggctgcagcaggcagagccggggcaGAGGGGAAAGGCCCCTGGAATGCgttcattcccatttccccGCAGGTGAGGGCTCGCTGCCAGCACCTGCCCGTGAAGGAGGAGACCCTGCAGAGGGTGGGTCTCTACATCGACACCATCATCGGCTCGCTGCCCGAGGACCTCCAGACTGTGCTGCACCACCCCTGAGCCGGGGGGCTCCTGGAGACccttcccagcctgtcccagcccgCTCCAGccgctggggcagctcctgcccggGCCGGCCGGGATCGCCCTCggagcgcggggcggggccgggcgccgctcccggagctgggctggggctgtccccgcGGAATCGGCCCCTGGGCGGCACCGGCAGGGCCGGAGGGCCCGCCCGGACACTCCATCCTTACCCGTGCTTGGATCCTCGGCATTCCCGCGGCCCCGTCCCGcccggcagcagcaggagcggccctgcaggggctgcgctcagggcagctcctggggacgGGGAGGAGGTGACAAAACTGTCCCTGCCCCGGGCGGCcgggggagcaggaggaggagttGCTGGACATGGACAATTGCTGCTCTGTTtctccagggcagagccagaggaggggcaggagcatCCGCAGGGATCAGAGCTCCCCGGAGTGCCTGGGAatggctgctggcaggagccGGCCCCAAATCCTATTTATTCTGCTTGAAAACCCAGCCTGAGCTCCAGGGAcacagcggggctggggctctgccccaggcactgggagagctcctgccagccccttcccaaTAAAACCTGGAGAAGCTGATTTCACAGCCTGTGCCGAGCTGGAGtgggccctgctgctctgcccctgcctccagagcagcctctgtGCCTGGGATCCCCTTCCTGCCTCGGGAATGGATTTGCTGGGACCAGGGCATTGGTACTCCAAAACTGCATTGCGCCACTAGGGGGTCCATCCAGGGACGGAATTTTATCCTAAAAAAATGGTTTGGGAGGGATGTGGCAGCCTGGAGGGTCGAACCCAGCACCTCTGCACGTGGTGGGGTTGTTGGGTTgttcctgccctgagctggggcagctcccagtgctcccagtggaAGCTGGGTTGTTTCCATCGGTCCCTGCCCAttctcagggctggggaggttCAGAGGGGGCTGAACTCTTCCTGAAtttcccctctggagccaggcagagctgcaggaggctgctgggtgTCTcagtgcccctgccctgctggagtAAGGAGTTCTGAGCAATATCCTTTGGGATAGTGTAAAGCCTTACATATCCCAGGTGTGTCCGTGCAGGCCCCAAAGCCTCCTGTAAAGCAGGAAATCGTGGTTTAAAAAACACCCTGGAGCCAAACTGGGTCCTGGTTTGGAGGCTGGGGAGGTTTATTGAGTTGGgaagggctgtccctgctcttgGTCACTCGTGGCCATCCCGGTTTTCTGGAGGGTTCACAGCACCTGTGGGTGGCTGTGTGtccctctgcccttcccaagacatggaatcacagaatcacagaggcATTTGGGCTGGAAAAACCTTGGAGcccattgagtccaaccattcccacCAATGCCACCACTGACCGTgtcccaggtgccacatccacaggctctgaaatccctccagggatgggcactccccCATCTCTTGTAGCTGTTCTTCAACAGCCCAAACTTCCTCCTTCAGGAATTCTCCCTCAGGGATGTATTCTTAGCCTTGCCTTCCTCCCAAGGAGGCCAGACCCCACCTCCTGCAAGCCCAGTAGCCCAGagtcctggaatggtttgggtgggaagggacctcaaagcccctgcagtgccaccccagcctcAGTGGCTCCAGGATtctgtgctccatccctgtggatCTGTGCAAGTTGGGGGGGTCTCCAGTGCTGTGGGACCTGTCCAGccccccctgtgccctctccaggcaccaggggctgcatccaGGGGATCCTGCCGGGACCCTGGGAGCCGTGGGAGGCGTCCCTAGaggggctttgaggtccctcccacccaaaccattccaggattccctgagctgctgggaatgtgcaAATCCTGACGGGGCTTTGGGCTGCCCACAGGGAATAGGATGAGgtgggagctcagggagcagcccccagggaatgggatgagctcagggagcagctcccagggaatgggatgagctcaGGGACCAgcccccagggaatgggatgagctcagggagcagcccccagggaatgggatgagctcagggagcagcccccaggagtgggatgagctcagggagcagcccccagggaatgggatgagctcagggagcagcccccagggaatgggatgagctcagggagcagcccccagggaatgggatgagctcagggagcagcccccaggagTGGGATGAGCTCAGGGACCAgcccccagggaatgggatgagctcagggagcagcccccagggaatgggatgagctcagggagcagcccccaggagtgggatgagctcagggagcagcccccaggagtgggatgagctcagggagcagcccccagggaatgggatgagctcagggagcagcccccagggaatgggatgagctcagggagcagcccccagggaatgggatgagctcagggagcagcccccagggaatgggatgagctcagggagcacccccagggaatgggatgagctcagggagcagcccccagggaatgggatgagctcaGGGACCAgcccccagggaatgggatgagctcagggagcagcccccagggaGTCATCGTAGAAAGCCTTGAGCCCcccggggctctgcagggagaggctCCGGGCCAGCACCTCCCGTCGGAAGTTCTCCCTCATCCAGCCATAGACCAGGCTGTGCaggaagccctgcagggacacgctcagggcctggggacacagggacagagggtcAGGGCTCCCggtccctgcaggcacagcccaggcagggtggcACAGGACACGGAGGGGCTTCCTCTTGGTGTGGCCAATTACAGCACGTCCAGCCCCCAGGAAAAGCCAAAGGGGGAAATCCCAACCCAAAATCCAGTGGGAAGAGTCACGCTGGGCCCAGGGCCGTgtcctccccctgcccggggtgtccccaagggctgtcacagctcccacgTG
This Agelaius phoeniceus isolate bAgePho1 chromosome 5, bAgePho1.hap1, whole genome shotgun sequence DNA region includes the following protein-coding sequences:
- the DENND6B gene encoding protein DENND6B, encoding MDAVSRAGPRPRRAAAASPLPWGRFAAWIDCVCVVTFDLELGQAMELVYPHDFRLTEKEKTSICYLSFPDSYSGGLGDTQFSFRLRQAGGSRSCPFQDDGRYNREAPVTLQREAAHYFGYVYFRQVKDSSMRRGYFQKSLVLVSRLPYVNLFQCLLQLIAPEYFDKLEPCLEAVCNEIDQWPPPVPGQTLNLPVMGVVIQVRIPSRVDKPGSSPVKQCNQENLLPAPLVLPSVHELDLFRCFQPVLIHIQMLWELMLLGEPMVVMAPSPTMSSEMVLALTSCLAPLRYCCDFRPYFTIHDSEFKEYTTRTQAPPNIVVGVTNPFFIKTLQHWPHILRVGEPRMSGDLPKQVKVKKLAKLKTLDTKPGIYTSYKTFLHKDKTLIKRLLKGIQRKRPSEVQSALLRRHLLELTQSFIIPLEHYMASLMPLQRAITPWKNPPQIRPFCQEDFMKSLEHAGPQLTCVLKGDWLGLYRRFFKSPNFDGWFRQRHREMTQKLEALHLEAICEADIVAWMKDKSEVEIVDLVLKLREKLVRARCQHLPVKEETLQRVGLYIDTIIGSLPEDLQTVLHHP